Proteins encoded within one genomic window of Flavobacterium oreochromis:
- a CDS encoding thiol-activated cytolysin family protein, translating to MNFVRLNAKLLLLIVMQMFVLSCNKENIATNELDKGENTLSNKSIYDGPKTELEISKKYLSILSKEINNPNCQIIQEDYTKTFGDFSRLGTGAHLMWPGNLIQGSTILTAELGTIPVGTNGRNPIEVKVDAFSSNSSSPSSLVVEDPTAGKVQGALEKIIEGYYTAGTKFPANYSIDIQRTFNSKQLQLALNVGYTGADGIGLSAGFGLSFKKNKTYYAVTLKQKFFNVSVYPKPGLQSDFGWIKKNIQSLN from the coding sequence ATGAATTTTGTAAGACTAAATGCTAAATTGTTATTACTAATAGTAATGCAGATGTTCGTTTTGAGTTGTAATAAAGAAAATATTGCAACAAATGAATTAGATAAGGGAGAAAACACTCTTAGTAATAAGAGTATTTATGATGGTCCTAAGACCGAATTAGAGATTTCTAAGAAATATCTTTCTATTTTATCAAAAGAAATTAATAATCCTAATTGTCAAATTATTCAAGAGGATTATACAAAAACATTTGGAGATTTTTCTAGGTTAGGAACAGGTGCTCATCTGATGTGGCCAGGAAATCTGATTCAAGGAAGTACTATCTTAACAGCAGAATTAGGAACAATTCCTGTAGGAACAAATGGAAGAAATCCTATTGAAGTAAAAGTAGATGCTTTTTCTTCAAATTCTTCTTCTCCATCAAGTCTAGTTGTAGAAGATCCAACAGCGGGAAAAGTTCAAGGAGCTTTAGAAAAAATAATAGAAGGATATTATACAGCAGGAACGAAATTTCCAGCAAATTATTCTATTGATATTCAAAGAACATTTAATAGTAAGCAATTACAATTAGCATTAAATGTAGGTTATACAGGAGCAGATGGAATTGGTCTATCTGCAGGTTTTGGACTAAGTTTTAAAAAGAATAAAACATATTATGCTGTTACACTTAAACAAAAATTCTTTAATGTATCAGTTTATCCAAAACCAGGTTTACAAAGTGATTTTGGATGGATAAAAAAGAATATCCAAAGTCTGAATTAG
- a CDS encoding thiol-activated cytolysin family protein, whose protein sequence is MDKKEYPKSELDNYISENNPAAYISTVTYGRLYALVYESDENSFELEQALNFAYKNPTAKITAEQKLKFSNILENTRVYVKQLGGNATSGLESSLGAFAGNFDLVRGFIIKGAEVSKENPGYPIEYTAVNIGSNLPVTIKVNAPVSYSECKNSLYTTNTIEEARKAVEKLKSEYGVANCAKIIIFNNTDKEIILKNYTPWYESYFYNTPPRSIPAKKCGYVLAVHKTGASTGTFNQISYTLDDKTLSFGTYAPWNQLRTNNVLVDFTEITESKLYNNSVRPSIEKLQDNIIIRGTIDTGDAPYVNFVINN, encoded by the coding sequence ATGGATAAAAAAGAATATCCAAAGTCTGAATTAGATAATTATATTTCTGAAAATAATCCAGCAGCCTATATATCTACCGTAACATATGGTAGATTGTATGCCTTAGTTTATGAATCTGATGAAAATTCATTTGAATTAGAACAAGCTTTAAATTTTGCATATAAAAATCCTACCGCTAAAATTACTGCAGAACAAAAATTAAAATTTTCTAATATATTAGAAAACACAAGAGTGTACGTAAAACAATTAGGTGGTAACGCAACAAGTGGTTTAGAATCATCTTTAGGTGCTTTTGCTGGAAATTTTGATTTGGTAAGAGGTTTTATTATAAAAGGAGCAGAAGTTTCAAAGGAAAATCCAGGCTATCCTATAGAATATACTGCTGTTAATATAGGTTCAAATCTTCCTGTTACAATAAAAGTTAATGCTCCTGTGAGTTATTCAGAATGTAAAAATAGCTTATACACAACAAATACAATAGAGGAAGCAAGAAAAGCTGTTGAAAAATTAAAATCAGAATATGGAGTAGCTAATTGCGCTAAAATTATAATTTTTAATAATACTGATAAAGAAATTATTCTGAAAAATTATACACCTTGGTACGAAAGTTATTTTTATAATACACCTCCTAGATCTATTCCAGCAAAAAAATGTGGTTATGTTTTAGCTGTTCATAAAACAGGAGCATCTACAGGAACCTTTAATCAAATTTCATATACATTAGATGATAAGACATTAAGTTTTGGAACCTATGCCCCTTGGAACCAATTAAGAACAAATAACGTTTTAGTAGATTTTACAGAAATTACAGAATCAAAACTATACAATAATAGTGTTAGACCTTCTATTGAAAAATTACAAGATAATATAATAATTAGAGGAACTATTGATACAGGAGATGCTCCTTATGTAAACTTTGTTATTAATAATTGA
- the typA gene encoding translational GTPase TypA, which translates to MESIRNIAIIAHVDHGKTTLVDKIMYHCQLFRENENTGDLILDNNDLERERGITITSKNVSVTYKGTKINIIDTPGHADFGGEVERVLNMADGVCLLVDAFEGPMPQTRFVLQKAIDLGLKPCVVINKVDKENCTPEEVHEKVFDLMFELGATEEQLDFPCVYGSAKNNWMSEDWKVQTSSIEPLLDMVLNNVPAPKVSEGTPQMLITSLDFSSFTGRIAIGRLQRGVLTEGMNISLVKRDGSISKSKIKELHTFEGLGRKKVQEVVAGDICAIVGLEGFEIGDTVADFENPEALATIAIDEPTMSMLFTINDSPFFGKEGKFVTSRHIKDRLTKELEKNLALRVNETDSADKFMVFGRGVLHLSVLIETMRREGYELQIGQPQVIIKEIDGVKCEPVEELTIDLPENVSGKAVEFVTVRKGEMLSMEPRGERMIIKFIIPSRGIIGLRNQLLTATAGEAIMAHRFLEYQPYKGEIAGRISGSLICMENGKAIPYSINKLQDRGKFFVDPNEDVYEGQVVGENSRGDDMVINITKTKQLTNFRSAGADDKTRIVPAIKFTLEEALEYIQKDEYVEVTPKSLRLRKIFLNENDRKRNKIA; encoded by the coding sequence ATGGAATCAATTAGAAATATTGCCATTATAGCGCACGTTGACCACGGTAAAACTACTTTGGTTGACAAAATTATGTATCACTGTCAATTATTCAGAGAAAATGAAAACACAGGAGATTTAATTCTTGACAACAATGATTTAGAGCGCGAACGTGGTATCACAATTACTTCTAAAAACGTATCTGTCACTTACAAAGGAACTAAAATTAATATTATAGACACTCCTGGTCACGCGGATTTTGGTGGAGAAGTAGAACGCGTATTAAACATGGCTGACGGAGTTTGCTTATTAGTAGATGCGTTTGAAGGACCAATGCCACAAACACGTTTCGTATTACAAAAAGCAATTGATTTAGGTTTAAAACCATGTGTGGTTATAAACAAAGTAGATAAAGAAAACTGTACTCCTGAAGAAGTACACGAAAAAGTATTTGATTTAATGTTTGAATTAGGTGCTACCGAGGAACAGTTAGATTTCCCTTGTGTATATGGTTCAGCAAAAAACAATTGGATGAGTGAAGACTGGAAAGTACAAACTTCTTCTATTGAACCATTATTAGATATGGTACTTAATAATGTACCAGCTCCTAAGGTTTCAGAAGGAACTCCACAAATGCTAATCACTTCTTTAGACTTCTCTTCATTTACAGGTCGTATTGCTATCGGTCGTTTACAAAGAGGTGTCTTAACAGAAGGGATGAACATTTCATTAGTAAAACGTGATGGTTCTATTAGTAAGTCTAAAATTAAAGAATTACATACTTTTGAAGGGTTAGGACGTAAAAAAGTACAAGAAGTTGTAGCGGGTGATATTTGTGCTATTGTAGGTTTAGAAGGTTTTGAGATTGGCGATACTGTTGCTGACTTCGAAAACCCTGAAGCATTAGCAACTATTGCTATTGATGAACCTACTATGAGTATGTTATTTACCATTAATGACTCTCCTTTCTTTGGCAAAGAAGGTAAATTTGTAACTTCTCGCCATATTAAAGATCGTTTAACTAAAGAATTAGAGAAAAACTTAGCTTTACGTGTTAATGAAACTGATTCTGCTGATAAATTTATGGTATTTGGTCGTGGTGTATTACACTTATCAGTTTTAATTGAAACCATGCGTCGTGAAGGTTATGAACTACAAATTGGCCAACCACAAGTTATCATTAAAGAGATTGATGGTGTAAAATGCGAACCGGTAGAAGAATTAACTATTGACTTACCTGAAAACGTATCTGGTAAAGCAGTAGAATTTGTAACGGTACGTAAAGGTGAAATGTTAAGTATGGAACCAAGAGGTGAGCGTATGATTATCAAATTTATTATTCCTTCACGTGGTATCATAGGTTTACGTAACCAATTATTAACGGCTACGGCTGGTGAAGCGATTATGGCACACCGTTTCTTAGAATACCAACCATACAAAGGAGAAATTGCTGGACGTATCAGTGGTTCATTGATCTGTATGGAAAATGGTAAAGCTATTCCTTATTCTATTAATAAATTACAAGATAGAGGTAAATTCTTTGTTGATCCAAATGAAGATGTATACGAAGGTCAAGTAGTAGGTGAAAACTCTCGTGGTGATGATATGGTAATCAATATTACTAAAACTAAACAGTTAACTAACTTCCGTTCTGCTGGAGCTGATGACAAAACTAGAATTGTTCCTGCCATCAAGTTTACTTTAGAAGAGGCTTTAGAATACATACAAAAAGATGAATATGTAGAAGTTACTCCAAAATCACTTCGTTTACGTAAAATCTTTTTAAATGAAAATGATAGAAAGCGTAATAAAATAGCTTAA
- the rpsT gene encoding 30S ribosomal protein S20, with amino-acid sequence MANHKSALKRIRSNEKKRVLNRYQHKTTRNAIKAIRLATDKAEATAKLPSVISMIDKLAKKNIIHDNKASNLKSKLTRHVAAL; translated from the coding sequence ATGGCAAATCACAAGTCAGCATTAAAAAGAATCAGAAGTAACGAAAAGAAAAGAGTATTAAATAGATACCAACACAAAACTACTCGTAACGCAATCAAAGCTATCCGTTTAGCTACAGACAAAGCAGAGGCAACTGCTAAATTACCAAGCGTTATTTCAATGATTGACAAATTAGCTAAGAAAAACATCATACACGATAATAAAGCTTCTAACTTAAAGTCAAAATTAACAAGACACGTAGCTGCTTTATAA
- the proS gene encoding proline--tRNA ligase translates to MSKNLTKRADDYSKWYNELVVKADLAENSAVRGCMVIKPYGYAIWEKMQAQLDKMFKETGHSNAYFPLFVPKSMFEAEEKNAEGFAKECAVVTHYRLKNDEERPGKLMVDPNAKLEEELIVRPTSEAIIWSTYKNWIQSYRDLPLLINQWANVVRWEMRTRLFLRTAEFLWQEGHTAHATKQEALDETVQMMNVYADFVENFMAIPVVKGVKTANERFAGAEETFCIEALMQDGKALQAGTSHFLGQNFANAFDVKFTSAEGKQEYVWGTSWGVSTRLMGALIMTHSDDNGLVLPPNLAPIQVVIVPIFKSDEELEKISIVADELTKSLRKLGLSVKFDNRTTQKPGFKFAEWELKGVPVRVAIGPKDLENGTFEIARRDTLSKQVIAKDATVEFIQDLMEKIQTEMFTKALNFRNTHITEVNSFEEFKDVLENKGGFVSAHWDGTGETEEKIKELTKATIRCIPLNRKDENGNCIFSGNPSNGRVLFAKAY, encoded by the coding sequence ATGAGCAAGAACTTAACAAAACGCGCAGACGATTATTCTAAATGGTATAATGAGCTAGTAGTAAAAGCAGATTTAGCTGAAAATTCAGCAGTTCGCGGATGTATGGTAATCAAGCCTTATGGCTATGCCATCTGGGAAAAAATGCAAGCACAATTAGACAAAATGTTTAAAGAAACCGGACATAGTAATGCTTATTTTCCACTATTTGTCCCTAAAAGCATGTTTGAAGCAGAAGAAAAAAATGCTGAAGGTTTTGCTAAAGAGTGCGCTGTAGTTACACACTACCGCTTAAAAAATGATGAGGAACGACCAGGAAAACTAATGGTAGACCCTAATGCTAAATTAGAAGAAGAATTAATTGTACGTCCTACATCTGAAGCTATTATTTGGAGCACTTACAAAAACTGGATTCAATCTTATAGAGATCTTCCTTTATTAATTAATCAATGGGCTAATGTAGTTCGTTGGGAAATGCGTACACGTTTATTTTTACGCACAGCTGAATTCTTATGGCAAGAAGGACATACTGCACATGCTACAAAACAAGAAGCATTAGACGAAACAGTACAAATGATGAATGTATATGCTGATTTCGTTGAAAACTTCATGGCAATACCAGTAGTAAAAGGAGTAAAAACGGCTAACGAACGTTTTGCAGGAGCGGAAGAAACGTTTTGTATTGAAGCTTTAATGCAAGATGGCAAAGCATTACAGGCGGGGACTTCACATTTCTTAGGTCAAAACTTCGCTAACGCTTTTGATGTAAAATTTACAAGCGCAGAAGGGAAACAAGAATATGTATGGGGAACTTCTTGGGGGGTGTCTACTCGTCTAATGGGAGCGTTAATTATGACTCACTCTGATGATAATGGGTTAGTACTACCTCCTAACCTAGCACCTATACAAGTAGTAATTGTTCCTATCTTCAAATCAGATGAAGAACTAGAAAAAATATCTATTGTAGCAGATGAATTAACTAAATCTTTACGCAAACTTGGCCTTTCGGTTAAATTTGACAATAGAACAACACAAAAACCTGGATTCAAATTTGCTGAATGGGAATTAAAAGGAGTACCAGTTCGTGTAGCCATAGGCCCTAAAGATTTAGAAAACGGGACGTTTGAAATAGCACGTCGTGATACATTATCAAAACAAGTCATAGCTAAAGATGCTACTGTAGAGTTTATACAAGATTTAATGGAAAAAATCCAAACTGAAATGTTTACAAAAGCATTAAATTTTAGAAATACTCATATTACAGAAGTAAATAGCTTTGAAGAATTTAAAGATGTACTAGAAAATAAAGGAGGTTTTGTATCAGCTCACTGGGATGGCACAGGAGAAACTGAAGAAAAAATTAAAGAATTAACCAAAGCAACAATCCGTTGTATCCCATTAAATCGAAAAGATGAAAATGGAAATTGTATTTTTTCAGGAAATCCTTCAAACGGAAGAGTCTTATTTGCAAAGGCTTACTAA
- a CDS encoding OmpP1/FadL family transporter translates to MRKIYLAFTVFMFFLNGNAQGVKEALQYSVMDMSGTARFRGLSGAFGALGGDLSAISINPASSVVFANNQIAFTLGSKSTGIKSEYLGTNTTTNSNNLDFNQVGGVFVFENDNQYSGWNKFALALNYDNQANFKNTVSVLGENSVNSIDAYFLKYSRGMVFSDISGLSYSQMGFNQTQVALGYKSQLLDYDTVNNVFFANISHAPDGKNYIQQSFVTNTGYNGKLAFNFSAEYDKKILFGMNLNAHFSDYTQQKTFTEKNNKAYYATRATINELSFYNELTTKGSGFSFQLGAIFKPVAGLRLGLVFESPTWMVLEDQLTQRISTSGVVKNIGNSTYNPISNKIDPRTVILFAPYTIATPAKWTFSQAYVFGKQGLISFDYSLKDYSTIVFKPINQFNDPDGNNSNNVFPNLFRTSNEIRVGIEKKIKQWSLRGGYRYEESPYKNKDLMSDLVGFSAGLGYNWGGTKLDIAFSSAKRSYKEQIFESIPNLVNTTKTNNNLVITLAFEL, encoded by the coding sequence ATGAGAAAAATTTATTTAGCATTTACTGTTTTTATGTTTTTTTTAAATGGTAATGCACAAGGAGTGAAAGAGGCACTACAATATTCTGTTATGGATATGAGTGGAACAGCTCGCTTTAGAGGTTTAAGTGGTGCTTTTGGTGCTTTAGGAGGTGATTTATCCGCTATAAGTATAAATCCTGCAAGTTCAGTTGTATTTGCAAATAATCAGATTGCTTTTACTTTAGGTAGCAAATCTACAGGTATTAAATCAGAATATTTAGGAACAAATACTACAACAAATTCAAACAATTTAGATTTTAATCAGGTTGGAGGTGTTTTTGTTTTTGAAAATGATAATCAATATTCAGGATGGAATAAATTTGCTTTAGCGCTGAATTATGATAATCAAGCAAATTTCAAAAATACTGTAAGTGTACTAGGTGAAAATTCCGTTAATTCTATTGATGCCTACTTTTTGAAATATTCAAGAGGAATGGTTTTTTCGGATATTTCAGGGTTGAGTTATAGTCAAATGGGATTCAATCAAACTCAAGTGGCTCTTGGTTACAAATCTCAATTGCTAGATTATGATACGGTAAATAACGTATTTTTTGCTAATATTTCGCATGCTCCTGATGGTAAAAATTATATTCAACAAAGTTTTGTTACGAATACAGGTTATAATGGTAAGTTGGCATTTAATTTTTCTGCAGAATACGATAAAAAAATATTGTTTGGTATGAATTTAAATGCTCATTTTTCGGATTATACGCAACAAAAAACCTTTACAGAAAAGAATAATAAAGCATATTATGCAACAAGAGCAACAATAAATGAATTATCATTTTATAATGAATTAACAACAAAAGGTTCTGGTTTTTCATTTCAATTGGGGGCAATTTTTAAACCTGTTGCAGGCTTAAGATTAGGTTTAGTGTTTGAATCTCCAACCTGGATGGTATTAGAAGATCAATTAACACAAAGAATCTCTACTTCTGGAGTCGTTAAAAATATAGGAAATAGTACCTATAACCCTATTAGTAATAAAATTGATCCGAGAACAGTTATTCTTTTTGCTCCTTATACAATAGCAACTCCTGCTAAATGGACTTTTAGTCAAGCATATGTTTTTGGTAAACAAGGTCTTATTAGTTTTGATTATAGTTTAAAAGATTATTCTACAATTGTATTTAAACCGATTAATCAATTTAATGATCCGGATGGAAATAATTCTAATAACGTATTCCCGAATTTATTTAGAACATCTAATGAAATTAGAGTAGGGATTGAGAAAAAAATTAAACAATGGAGTTTACGAGGAGGATATAGATATGAAGAATCGCCATATAAAAATAAAGATTTAATGAGTGATTTAGTTGGGTTTTCAGCAGGTTTAGGTTATAATTGGGGAGGTACAAAATTAGATATTGCATTTTCTTCTGCAAAAAGAAGCTATAAAGAACAAATTTTTGAAAGTATTCCTAATTTAGTTAATACTACTAAAACAAATAATAATCTAGTTATAACACTTGCATTTGAATTATAA
- the rimO gene encoding 30S ribosomal protein S12 methylthiotransferase RimO, with protein MITLGCSKNVYDSEVLMGQLKASGKDVAHEQEGNIVVINTCGFINNAKEESVNTILEYVDKKEQGLVDKIFVTGCLSERYRPDLENEIPDVDQYFGTTDLPLLLKALGADYKHELLGERLTTTPKNYAYLKIAEGCDRPCSFCAIPIMRGKHVSQPIEKLVKEAENLAKDGVKELILIAQDLTYYGLDLYKKRNLAELLEKLVKVEGIEWIRLHYAFPTGFPMDVLELMKREPKICNYLDIPLQHISDKILKSMRRGTTYEKTTQLIKDFRTLVPEMTIRTTLIVGYPGETEEDFQILKDWVTEMRFERLGCFAYSHEENTTAFELEDDVPDEVKQARANEIMEIQAQISWELNQEKIGQTFKCVIDRKEGPYFVGRTEFDSPDVDNEVLIDASKFYLKTGEFAMIKIIDASEFDLYGEVVA; from the coding sequence GTGATTACCTTAGGGTGTTCTAAGAATGTATATGATAGTGAAGTCTTAATGGGACAGCTAAAAGCAAGTGGTAAAGACGTAGCGCATGAACAAGAAGGGAATATAGTGGTTATAAACACTTGTGGTTTTATTAATAATGCTAAAGAAGAATCAGTTAATACTATATTAGAATATGTTGATAAAAAGGAACAAGGATTAGTTGATAAAATCTTTGTTACAGGTTGTTTGTCTGAGCGTTATCGACCTGATTTAGAGAACGAAATTCCAGATGTAGATCAGTATTTTGGAACTACCGATTTGCCTTTGTTGTTAAAAGCGCTTGGAGCAGATTATAAACATGAATTGTTAGGTGAGCGTTTGACTACGACTCCTAAAAATTATGCTTATTTAAAAATTGCCGAAGGTTGTGACCGTCCATGTAGTTTCTGTGCTATTCCAATTATGCGTGGTAAACATGTATCACAACCCATTGAAAAATTAGTTAAAGAAGCAGAAAATTTAGCTAAAGATGGTGTAAAAGAATTGATTTTAATTGCTCAAGATTTAACATATTACGGATTAGATTTATATAAAAAAAGAAATTTAGCCGAGTTACTTGAGAAATTGGTAAAAGTAGAAGGAATTGAATGGATTCGTTTACATTATGCTTTTCCTACTGGTTTTCCAATGGATGTGTTAGAATTAATGAAACGAGAACCTAAAATTTGTAATTATTTAGATATTCCGTTGCAACATATTTCAGATAAGATTCTAAAATCAATGCGTCGTGGTACTACTTATGAAAAAACAACTCAATTAATAAAAGATTTTAGAACATTAGTTCCTGAAATGACTATCCGTACCACGCTTATCGTTGGATACCCAGGAGAAACAGAAGAAGATTTTCAGATACTTAAAGATTGGGTGACTGAAATGCGATTTGAACGATTAGGGTGTTTTGCTTATTCACATGAGGAAAATACAACCGCTTTTGAGTTAGAAGATGATGTGCCAGATGAAGTAAAACAAGCTCGTGCAAATGAAATTATGGAAATTCAAGCACAAATTTCATGGGAATTAAATCAAGAAAAAATAGGTCAAACCTTTAAATGCGTTATAGATCGAAAGGAAGGACCGTATTTTGTAGGAAGAACCGAATTTGATAGTCCAGACGTAGATAATGAAGTATTGATAGATGCTTCTAAGTTTTATTTAAAAACTGGTGAATTTGCTATGATAAAGATTATAGATGCAAGTGAGTTTGATTTATATGGGGAAGTTGTAGCCTAA
- a CDS encoding nucleoside-diphosphate kinase — protein sequence MAGNRTFTMIKPDAVEKGHIGGILNMITEGGFRIVSMKLTQLTVADAQKFYAVHAERPFYGELVEFMSRGPIVAAILEKDNAVEDFRTLIGATNPAEAAEGTIRKKYATSIGENAVHGSDSDENAAIEGAFHFAGREMF from the coding sequence ATGGCAGGAAATAGAACTTTCACAATGATTAAGCCAGATGCTGTTGAAAAAGGACACATTGGTGGGATTTTAAATATGATTACTGAAGGTGGTTTCAGAATTGTTTCTATGAAATTAACTCAGTTAACAGTTGCAGATGCACAAAAATTTTATGCAGTGCATGCTGAAAGACCATTCTATGGTGAATTAGTTGAGTTTATGTCTCGTGGTCCAATCGTTGCGGCTATCTTAGAAAAAGATAATGCAGTTGAGGATTTCCGTACATTAATTGGTGCTACTAACCCAGCTGAAGCTGCTGAAGGAACTATCCGTAAAAAATATGCTACTTCTATTGGTGAAAATGCAGTTCACGGTTCAGACTCAGATGAGAATGCTGCTATTGAAGGTGCTTTCCATTTTGCAGGAAGAGAAATGTTTTAG
- a CDS encoding lysoplasmalogenase, with the protein MSQYLRIFTGISIFYLILLITKQEDLGWYFKPLLIPFLILEVFKYNHFKTKNLLISALTFSWIGDLILMFTHKHELFFILGLASFLIAHIIFTILFIKQNQTKPNSNLFWVGFIFITIYLLVILNLLFPSLGGLKIPVTMYAITISIMLLMAIKGYFNWAEPNNLTILLGALFFVSSDSILAINKFHWEIAKSGFFIMITYIIAQFLITKGILGLNKKTDN; encoded by the coding sequence ATGAGCCAATATCTAAGAATTTTCACAGGAATTAGTATATTTTATCTAATTTTATTAATAACTAAACAAGAAGATTTAGGTTGGTATTTTAAACCCTTACTTATTCCTTTTCTAATTTTAGAAGTTTTTAAGTATAATCATTTTAAAACAAAAAATCTGCTTATTTCTGCACTAACCTTTTCTTGGATAGGTGATCTAATTTTAATGTTTACTCATAAACATGAATTATTTTTTATTCTAGGTCTCGCTTCTTTTTTAATCGCCCATATCATCTTTACGATACTATTCATTAAACAGAATCAAACAAAACCTAATTCAAACTTATTTTGGGTAGGATTTATTTTTATTACAATCTATTTATTGGTAATATTAAATTTACTTTTCCCTAGCTTAGGAGGGTTAAAAATTCCTGTTACAATGTATGCTATTACTATTTCTATTATGCTATTAATGGCCATCAAAGGCTATTTTAATTGGGCAGAACCTAATAACTTGACAATTCTTTTAGGAGCTTTATTCTTTGTAAGTTCTGATAGTATTTTAGCTATTAATAAATTTCATTGGGAAATAGCAAAATCAGGATTCTTCATTATGATTACTTACATCATAGCTCAATTCCTGATAACTAAAGGAATTTTAGGTTTAAACAAAAAAACAGATAATTAG
- a CDS encoding sterol desaturase family protein codes for METYGKILIIAMPLFLFLIIIEKLYGYYKKVDYAPIMDSVSSLSSGMTNATRDVLGLSISIITYELMVSKIAIFHIKESFLAYIIAFIAIDFQGYWTHRWAHQINIFWNKHAIHHSSEEFNLSCALRQSVSDFFKLFTFLLLPAALLGVPSKVIAITLPIQFFLQFWYHTRYINKLGFLEKIIVTPSHHRVHHAINPEYMDKNHAQIFIIWDKLFGTFQEELIEIPPVFGITRPAETWNPFKINFQHLWVLIKDAWHAENFSDKLKIWFMPTGWRPKGFEEKFPIHKIENVYNFEKFGTNNSKKLIGWSLFQMFSTLLLISYLFDNIAKIGLPNIFYYGLFIFVTVYSYTELMSKNKFAHIYETIRFLFAITILYSFNGWFQINEIIPHGTYIITSYFILSLLVSFYFVTVEFKNEKHQPILN; via the coding sequence ATGGAAACGTACGGCAAAATACTAATCATTGCAATGCCTCTATTTTTATTCTTAATTATAATTGAGAAATTATATGGTTATTACAAAAAAGTAGATTATGCTCCTATAATGGACAGTGTTTCAAGCTTAAGCTCTGGCATGACCAACGCCACTAGAGACGTTTTAGGGCTAAGTATTTCAATAATCACATACGAATTAATGGTTTCTAAAATTGCCATTTTTCACATTAAAGAATCCTTCTTAGCATACATCATCGCATTTATAGCTATAGATTTTCAAGGATACTGGACACATCGCTGGGCACATCAGATTAATATTTTTTGGAATAAACACGCTATTCATCACAGCAGTGAAGAGTTTAATCTTTCTTGTGCATTAAGACAGTCCGTATCTGATTTCTTCAAATTATTTACATTCTTACTACTCCCCGCTGCTTTATTAGGTGTTCCTTCTAAAGTAATAGCGATTACACTGCCAATACAATTTTTTTTACAATTTTGGTATCACACACGATATATTAATAAATTAGGTTTTTTAGAAAAAATTATAGTCACCCCATCCCATCATAGGGTTCATCATGCTATTAATCCTGAATATATGGATAAAAATCATGCCCAAATATTTATTATTTGGGATAAACTTTTTGGAACTTTCCAAGAAGAATTAATCGAAATTCCACCTGTTTTTGGCATTACACGTCCAGCAGAAACTTGGAATCCTTTTAAAATTAATTTTCAACATTTATGGGTTTTAATAAAAGATGCTTGGCATGCAGAAAATTTTTCTGACAAACTAAAAATTTGGTTCATGCCTACTGGTTGGAGACCAAAAGGTTTTGAAGAAAAATTCCCAATTCATAAAATTGAAAATGTATATAATTTTGAAAAATTTGGAACTAACAATTCAAAAAAATTAATAGGTTGGTCATTATTTCAGATGTTTTCTACCTTATTATTAATCTCTTATTTATTTGACAACATAGCAAAAATAGGGTTACCTAATATCTTTTATTATGGACTATTCATATTTGTAACCGTTTATAGTTATACAGAATTAATGAGCAAAAATAAATTTGCTCATATTTACGAAACCATCCGATTTTTATTTGCTATAACTATACTATATTCTTTTAATGGTTGGTTTCAAATAAATGAGATCATTCCTCACGGAACTTATATTATAACAAGTTATTTTATCCTTTCCCTTTTAGTAAGTTTTTACTTTGTAACGGTAGAATTTAAAAACGAAAAGCACCAACCCATTTTAAACTAA
- a CDS encoding ATP-dependent Clp protease adaptor ClpS, with protein sequence MSTIEKIQEDVAVLEEISINHEIILYNDDVNTFDHVIDTLIRVCDHEELQAEQCAILVHYTGKCGVKTGSFDELKPQCSALLDAGLSAEII encoded by the coding sequence ATGTCAACAATAGAAAAAATACAAGAAGACGTTGCGGTATTAGAAGAAATTTCTATTAACCATGAAATCATTTTATACAATGATGATGTTAATACATTTGATCATGTTATAGACACGTTAATACGAGTTTGTGATCATGAAGAATTACAAGCAGAACAATGTGCTATATTAGTACATTATACAGGTAAATGCGGTGTAAAAACAGGTTCTTTCGATGAATTAAAACCTCAATGTTCCGCCCTTCTTGATGCAGGATTAAGTGCAGAAATTATATAA